ATGGTGAATTCTGAGTGCCGCTATAGAGCAGACTGTTTTGACGAAGTCCCTTAATATGACGTAAAAAGTTTAGAATTATGCAACAAATAATGATAAtgcactttatttctttttcttttgtatttctttatttccacttccaaaaaagagaaaattaaGTTTAGTGATATTTGGAGGTGAACTAGTCTGAGTAGTAAAATGTGTGCAAAACACAATTGATAGTTAGTTGTCTGAAACTTTTTCCAGTTTCATAGTTTCACACTGACCCTGTGAGGGCTGCAGAAATACAGTCCCGGGGcagcatatggcccccgggccctGCCTTGGAGACCACATGAAGCCTTGGCGGCCCTTCTCACTGGAACGTTTGCTACGTCAGTCAAGCTTACAGTGACAGTGGAAGTCGAGTCCAATGATAGCAACAGCTACTCATCTGCCCTCAACCTGAGGGAGGaacatctgctgctgtttcgGAAAACATTTTGCTTCCAGAGTGGCCATGTGGCTCTACGCTTCCCTGATGGCCTGAGTCAGCACGACCGAGTCGGAGGAGGAAGCGCCGTTATCCAGTAAATCAGCAGAGTTTCGCTGTATCTCTTTGTGCGATCAGGTTATTTATAAACCTGTTTCCTACCAAGTAATCTGAAAAACATGTTCCTGACTCACCGGTCTGCTCTTCAGACAAAACACCAGACTTACTGTAAATGAGTAAACCAGTGTCTTTGTCATGCCTCTGCAGTTCTGGTAAATCTCTCTCTCAACTGCTTCGTAGAACCACACTCTTCCTGTCTCTGGCTGAAGGTTGTGGCCACCGAACCAGAGAATAGGAGGCGAACATGGGCTGACTTTCGCCGACTCTGTTAGCTCCCACTGACTTCGTTGTCTGGAGAGATTTTTGTTGGAAGAATATCATTTGTTTCTTTATCAGACCGCAACCTAAAAACTCGGTGGCGCTCAGGTAGCAGGCCTGGGGGTGCAGATCTGATCTTACTTGTCCATCTCATCTACAGTTTTAGGAGGAAGTGGGAGAGACGATTTTACATCCAGTAGACCTCCATGccaaaaagcttttttgtggACCACAAAAGTTTTACAAAAGTAAAAAATGACTTGgtattttcactttttagaTTACAAATGTTGTAAtgtgagtaaataaataaaattataaaggAAAAACATCCTTAATACTGAAGAAATGAAAGTACTTTAAGAGGTAGCAAAGGACTAGTATTATTAAATTATGATTCAAATTCTTGACCTGATCAGTGAcccttttttgttcttgtcaCTCAAGTTCTGCTTTTTTAGTTATTTAATTCAATCTATTTTTTTCGTTGGATAAAAGGTGAGTAGATAAGTATAATTTCTCAACCAAAGAATCGGAAGTGTGCCATCTAGTAGCGAAACGGGGCCTAACGCTGAAGGTGAAGCGTAGCGGAAAGTAACAAGTAAAGCTCTGTTGTGTGGTTTTATCATAACTGCTACTTTATTTGTTGACTCAGCAGACAGGAAACGGATCCGAGAGACGAACCCGGAAGAGGAGAAAGCCCAAGAGCCCGGCAGAGGAGGTGTGACCCCCCCACGGGTCCCAGACATGAACCCCATCATCAACACCACCACCAGCTCCAACATGCCGCTTATCAGCAACGCTCTGGCTGCGTACACCTACATATCAGGTACAAGGAGCCACACACGGAACTGTTGGACTGGTGTGGTGATCCAGTGACTCGGGTCGAATCATGGAGTGATcttagagcttttttttttcttcctgctgtACCAGGTCACCCCGAGAGGGCGGCGCTGTTCTTCGTTTGCGGCGTCTGTCTGGGCCTCTTCCTCACCCTCTTCGCTCTGGTGGTCCAGATCTCCTGTCGCACCGACTGTCCACCCCGACAGCGCCCCCCAACCAAGAAGCGCCCGCGCCCGGCCGACTCCTCCTCCGATTCCAGCGACTCAGACTCGGACTGGGACACCACGTCAGACCTGTCGGCGCGGCGGCACCGCCGCTTCGAGCGCACGCTCAACATGAACGTGTTCACATCGGCGGAGGAGCTGGAGCGAGCGCAGCGGCTGGAGGAGCGGGAGCGGATCATCAGGGAGATCTGGATGAACGGGCAGCCGGACATTCCCGGGACGCGGAGCCTGAATCGGTATTACTGAAGTTGACTTGATGTTGGAAGGACCAGCGGCGGAACACTCATGG
This window of the Synchiropus splendidus isolate RoL2022-P1 chromosome 12, RoL_Sspl_1.0, whole genome shotgun sequence genome carries:
- the LOC128768010 gene encoding protein eva-1 homolog A isoform X3, which gives rise to MNPIINTTTSSNMPLISNALAAYTYISGHPERAALFFVCGVCLGLFLTLFALVVQISCRTDCPPRQRPPTKKRPRPADSSSDSSDSDSDWDTTSDLSARRHRRFERTLNMNVFTSAEELERAQRLEERERIIREIWMNGQPDIPGTRSLNRYY